The Ficedula albicollis isolate OC2 chromosome 5, FicAlb1.5, whole genome shotgun sequence genome includes the window taGGCAAAAAATGAGGTGgtaaaggaaaatgtggaaatataAACATAGAAAGGCAGGCAGGTACAGATGGAAAGAATGCATAGGGAAAAGGCTGAAGAGCCTTCTAAAGAGACATCAcctgaatataaaataatatgcCAGGAGACTCTTTGTTTCTAATAAAGATCCATAAGTATAAAAGAATCTGATGTAGAAGGTCAGCATCCAGGCCAAGTCCTACCAAAACCAGAGACAACAAGAAAAGCAGGTCTTTATAAATTACATgtgcttatttctttttttaagcttcaTAGTATAGATACAAGAGAACAGTTTCAGCTttgacagtttttttttctgaatggaaTAACCTAAGGCAATCCAACACAAGCTAATGATACAGCTTGGTGAAAGAAGTGAATTTGAGCATTCTTGCCCAGTAAGGAGCTGGCTCCAAGGTTGAAGGTGCCCATCTGACCCCTTTTGGTCACACAAGCAGCGGTACTCACCACCCAGTACTTCTTTGTGTAGGCAATGTAGAATGTGTGGCAGTGGAAGTAGGTAGGGAACAGGAGcggaggaagagctgggaagaaaaattcatCTCTGGTTACATGATGGACTGATTGACATCATCAGCCTGGGAGGGAAGGGTCCTGAATTCCTGCTCAATCTGGAGAACATTCCAGGTTAGGGTGTTGGTTTAGTGCCTTGGAACATTTATAGGTCTGTCCATTAATCTGAGAGTTCTTACAAACCTCAGATTTCATCTTAGGCTCTTGACTGAGGAGCAGCCACAAATGATTATTTGAGAAGTGGCTTCCACAGCCCAAAGCTTATCTGACTCCTTATTCTTTGGTGcaaagcaggggaaaaacaggaatgCATATGAAATCCCTTTTCtgtcagggatttggggttgaaGAACTCAAACTCATCCTTCCAAAAGGACATCTCACACTTAAAACAACCCcaagaaaccaaagaaaagcaaaccaaaaacccccaaatccacaGACTTTGATACTACTGAGAAATGCGGTGTGACATTGTAACCTAGAGCCTCTGTGGAGGTTGTGAGAGATCTGAGATAGGATGGACAGGTCTTCAACTCTTCCAAAAATCTGGTTGttattattttggctttttattgTGTTCTTTGACTCAgtcacttttgtttttctcaagtTCTCCAAGTCAAAAGTAGTATCTCCTAGCCCCTTTAATACCTCTCAGGGAATTGCAGGAGGATGAAGATACTCACTGATGAAGAAGTATTTGTGTTGGTGGTTGTAGGgcatgtattttttctttttgatgccaagctgtgaaaaaaaaaacagaaaaaaaaaaaaaaggagtggaGACCAAGAAATTTGCACAGGTAATTTGctcttttccatttattttccagaaggACTCTTCTTGCACACTTCCCACAACCTTCATTCCTtgtttcatgtttcattttgtgAAGAATTGGCTATATCAAGGCTAAGTTATGTTAGTTCTCTTGTTTTCCCCCcttatttcttctctgattCTCTAAACGTAAATGGCAATTTCACTATGgcatggagaaaaatatttcactgctgtAGCTGCTGTGATGAGGTCTCAAGAACTGATGGGATCTACAGAAAAAGGGGTTCAGCACTCTTAGGTTGTCActtctggaagtgtccaagcaGGACAAACCAGGAATATCCTACATGGTCCAACAAATTCTGCCCAACTGGAGTTCCAGGAACAGCCCCATGTTTTTCAGTCCTGCTGTTCCTATAACAGCAAACTCTCCTAGAAGACATGGACACACCAAAGCCATGCGTCTGACTGAGCCTCAtacattaatattaaaataataatctcAGGCTGACTGCAGCCATGCCTTCCATGGATGTTTACAAGTTATCTAATGATCATTAATTACTGAGTTGTTGTTCTAGGTCATGAGGTTTCTCCAGCCATTAATGTGCTGGTGGATTTTCCACCCTATATACAATGCCTTTCCATCGTGTCTGCTTTATTTACATCAATGTATCAGCTGTTCAAGACATTCTTAAAGGGACTTAGTGTGAACTGTGGAGAAACAAATCTCTTCGCAGAAACTGCCATCACACCTTAGTTTTAGACTTCCCACGCCCACTCACTGACCTCCACAGAGAATTTCTTCCCCAAAGTGAAGAGGAAAGGGTGCATGTCAATGTCAGGGTCCTTGTGGAAGCAGTTGGGTTTGGCGTGGTGCTGGGAGTGCAGGAGAGTCCACCACTTGGCTGAGGCCCCCTGTTCAAGGGAAGAGCAAAGCATGAAAAGCACTTTCAGAGCCAGAATCCCCTCAGTTGACCCTAATCCttcccccagtgctgcacaTGTTCCACAGAGTCTTCCAAACACACAGTTTTACAGGAAAACCTTCAGAAGTTTTCCAGGGACTCACAATCAAATGGCACATCACAAACTTGTGTAGTAAGTGGTTCCATTTGGTTTTCCTGAATACTGAGAGGTGTCCTAAATCATGCTGTAACCAGGAAGCCTGGacctgcaggagaaaaagaaaactttgacGGGGAGGAAAACAGGAATTGAGGGCAGGATGGTGCCACACTCATCCTTTGCTTTGAAATATCAAGATTTAATTCTCAGATATTGCTCTAAAGTCACCAGCAGAATGGGACTGTGGAATCCTGACAGTCTCAAGGCTTCCCCCATAATATATCTTGCTGAAAGAATCCCAAACTAAGTTTAGTGTCAGCCTCCCACATGCAGAATTTCTTCTTAGTATCCAGATAGTGGCTGTGTTTTTATGACAAAGTGAAACTGTGCCAAGTGAGGAAACGAAGGACAAGAAACTGCTCttgcgtgtgtgtgtgtgtgtgtgtgtgtgtggcgAAGGACAAGAAACTGCtcgtgcgtgtgtgtgtgtgtgtgtgtgtgtgtgtgtgtgtgtaggttGATGCCAGATGCCAGTCCACACTGTGGAATTCATTACTCACCTGGGAAatggtcagcagcagcagggagaaaacaaagggCAGCAAGGATGTCCCAAAGTAGAAGAGGATGAGCCAGGCAGCTGTATCCAAGAGCAGGATgtgagccaggagcaggaagaagaagagTTGGTTTGGCTCCAGGAGTCCCATTCTCTCAACTGTAGCACGCAATTCCCGGAAATCTTTCACCAGCATTTCCTAGGGAACCACCAGGGTTACAAGTCTCTGGTTTTAGAGAGCAATGCTGCAGCCTCATAACCCAAAAACCACTTTAATGGGAGAAAGAGCAAAGGATCTGGCTAAAAAGGCAAAAGCTGGGTTTAATAAACATTATCATTGCTCTTCTACAGCTGTTTGTTGAGGACCCAGGCGCAGCCATCACAGTGTCTGCATCCCAATCCCTAAAACAAATCCTCGGTGCTTTTTCCATCAAATCCTTGGCAGGCAGCAAAGGGCTCAGCTGGAAGTTGTGTTTAGTGGAGGTTGTACTTTGTGTGCATGAACTTCTCATGCCACCTTGTGGTAGGTCTTTGGATTAAATGATCCCTTGTATTTGTCTTCACTCTTCCCTTCCCAGGATTTACAGGGGAGGGTTAAATGCACCtacagctgaaggaaaatatttattctccaAGACTATACCTTATCTTTTTGGTTAGTTCTTCCTCAAGGCAAGGGGAAGAAGAGGTGATAACTCTGCTATTGGTAGAGCAGCTGTGATAAGAAAAACTCATCTTCAGGAATCTCATTCTCAACCACATAATGTGGATTTAGACTCATATTCACACATTGTTTCAAAGTAGTAGCCCAAAAAATGTGAGATCCCATTGCTCCAGGAGCTATGCTGGTAGACAAGAACAAGGTGTAACCTCAGAATACTTCCCTTTAGTCTCCTTTGATCTGCTTTATAAGGACAGACTTACATTTTTAGTAGGCTCAATGCTGGGTTGGTCAGGTGCCAGCTCCCCAATCTGAAGTGGCTTCAAGTACTTGCTCACCAGCACCTTGTCAACGTGGAATGCCACAAAGGCATcctgcaaaaaaatattaaaaaaataaaaaataaattgccttTTGAATCACTCCATTCCCGGAAGTGTCCATGTCCAGTTTGAAGtaacctggtctggtggaaggcATCCTTCCTTTTTTATCCTTTGTGAGAGAACACCACAACAAAAAGCAACACCAAGAGGACTCCACAGTTTCAGTATCCAGTGTCACCCTTTCTAAAACGGTGGCATCAATtatactaatttttttcattcctcgGGTTTCTTTGCTTACTGAGAGCCTTCTGTGCGTCTAATCCTCTCCTGAGCTGCCACCTTTCATGGCTTTCTGCTTTTGGTTAAAATGTTCCAGTTCAATTAAGATAAATTCTTAATCTTTTGTAATATGCATCCATAGGATTAAACAATGGACCTAATGCAAGATGGACAGACATGAAAGTGGCTTAGATCCTGCAGGGCTTAATGATTTGAACATGGAACCAACCTACAAACAGTGGCTCAGATCCCAGAAACAAAATATCTGGTTCATCTGTTgtctgggattttccagcatgctaaaatgaaagaaatctgGCAGTAGTAACTCGAGAAATGAGTGATAAAATTACAGAATGCAAAGTTCAACTACTACACAATTTGACATTTAAACTTGATggactgaaaattattttgatttccaTAAGCCTCAAATATCCCttatatatggaaaaaattgctgctgctcacagcaacTGCACAAGCAGGACCAGGAGATAAGAGTAATCCTGAAGACttaagaatcacagaatggtttgggttggaagggacctttgaaGCTCCTCTACTCCAAtcccctgcaatgagcaggggcATCTTCAACCACATTCAGTtgctccatccaacctggccttgagtgtgtccagggatggggcatctcTAGGtgacctgtgccagtgtttcaccaccctcatcaTCAAAACCTTCTTCCTTATATCCAATCTATATCGATgttcttttagtttaaagctATTCTcctttgtcctgtccctccagacCCTTGCCCAAAGTCGCTTTCTGGTTCTCTTGGAgccctttaggtactggaagagGCTCTGAGCTCATTCCGGAGCCCTCTCTTCCTCAGGCTGACCACTCCCAGCTagcagaggtgctgcagtcCCCTGAGCATCTCCATGTGCTCCCCTGGTCTCGCTCCAGCTGTTGCTCTCATTTATCCGGAGCAGCCGCTCCGATCCCGTTCCCGCGGGCTGCCTCTCCTCATCTGTCCTTTCCCATGGCATGGGGATAGCGAGGCTTCGCTCCCCCGACCCTGTGCTGTACCCGATTCCCACTGAGGTCGCTCCCAAGCCCTCTCCGCACGGCTTTTCCCGGGTACCCTCCTGCGGCGCGCCCCTCTCCCGCATCCCCTCTCCGCTCACCGTGGCGTCCTGCCCGGCGTGGCTGACGAGGAGACGGGCCCCTCCCGGGTGCCTCCGGNNNNNNNNNNNNNNNNNNNNNNNNNNNNNNNNNNNNNNNNNNNNNNNNNNNNNNNNNNNNNNNNNNNNNNNNNNNNNNNNNNNNNNNNNNNNNNNNNNNNNNNNNNNNNNNNNNNNNNNNNNNNNNNNNNNNNNNNNNNNNNNNNNNNNNNNNNNNNNNNNNNNNNNNNNNNNNNNNNNNNNNNNNNNNNNNNNNNNNNNNNNNNNNNNNNNNNNNNNNNNNNNNNNNNNNNNNNNNNNNNNNNNNNNNNNNNNNNNNNNNNNNNNNNNNNNNNNNNNNNNNNNNNNNNNNNNNNNNNNNNNNNNNNNNNNNNNNNNNNNNNNNNNNNNNNNNNNNNNNNNNNNNNNNNNNNNNNNNNNNNNNNNNNNNNNNNNNNNNNNNNNNNNNNNNNNNNNNNNNNNNNNNNNNNNNNNNNNNNNNNNNNNNNNNNNNNNNNNNNNNNNNNNNNNNNNNNNNNNNNNNNNNNNNNNNNNNNNNNNNNNNNNNNNNNNNNNNNNNNNNNNNNNNNNNNNNNNNNNNNNNNNNNNNNNNNNNNNNNNNNNNNNNNNNNNNNNNNNNNNNNNNNNNNNNNNNNNNNNNNNNNNNNNNNNNNCCTCCTCCATCCCGGCCCGCTCACCGTGGCGTCCTGCCCGGCGTAGTGGCTGATGACCCGGGAGCCTCCCGGGTGTCTCCGGCAGAAGTGGCTGATGTCGTACACCTTCCTGTCGATCACCAGCCAGCGCTCCTGCGGTGCCGGTCCCCGCCCGCTCCGCTGCCCGATCTCCTCCCAGGTGAGGCGCCGCATCCCCGCTGCGGGGGCTCTGTCCCTATCCCCACCGCTGTCCCCACCGCTGTCCCCATCGCTGTGCCCATCGCTGTGCCCATCGCACACCTCCCCGCCGCCCCCCGGCGGTGCCatcctgcctcctgccctcctccctcccGCAGCTCCAGCCCCGCATCCCGCTCCGCCGTTCCATTTAAGGGGGACCCGCCCCGGAGCAGCTCCCCGCCTCCTCcaccctctccagctcctcggGGTTGGGTTTGCCCCCCCAAAATCGCCCTCTTCCTGCCCTGGTTCTGCATCCCCAGTGCCCAAAGGTGAGGGTACCTGACTGCTTAGGAGGGTGCTCAGCAACTTCATTCTGTTCCCAGGACGGGCTCAGATAGGGAAAACTTCCCTTAAAATACTCCTCTGGTTAACCAGAAAACATGAATATCGCTCCATACCTTCACTTTTGACGTTACAGTCCACAAACCCCTTGGATGAAACATGAATTAAACATATTCTTAGGTCCtactaaaaaaaacctaacagcCGAACCACACCAATCTCCAGAAAACTCAGTATAATATGTAGCACCTGGTGAAAACCCTGTATTTCAGTCCAGTTTTCCAACTCACAGTGAGCAGGGAGCTCCCACAGAGCCCATGGCAGGAATTATCCTCGAAGCCCTGCCCTGGATGCTTCTGTCACCTGGGATAAACCTGGGATGGCACACAAGGAATGTTGTACCAGGTCCTGATGGCAGGTTGTGAAACTGCTGTTTCttcccctcccactgtccccttCATGTTTGTAAAATTATGAATTAGACTTGGGGACTCCAGGAAATGAGCATTAATTGCAGAACAACACTTGGTgcctcttctcctttccctcaaAACAGTCACAGCATCCACATAATTTTCTCTTGTCAAAACAGACCCAATCTTGAAAATTCAAAACTGTGATTGACTGAATGATTTCTTTATCCTATAAAAACCCCCCTGTTAAAACCCATATCAGCAACAACCCAGATGGAGGAGCCCACAATTGGGACAGGCTTTTCTAAGtacattaattaatttatctgAGATACCATCTTTTGATGATTAGTTAAtttgaatgaatttttttacACTTATAACATTTCTCATGCATctacttgccttttttttcttttttttttccaatgcttGTTTGCTCTTGAGTCTACTTGTGCTGGTAAAGCTCACACTTGATAATGATTCTGCAGTCTAGatttccaaaagaaatgttGATGCAAAATAAGCAATCTCATCTAGTTATCTCAATGAAGTTGTTTACACAATATTTCTGGCTCTTCTCCTCTACAGAAGGGTGTGATGCTAAAGCTGATTTCTCAGCCTAGCTCCCATAGACAGCCAGTGCAATAAAGTGccttaaaaataagtttaataGTTGTTACCATCAACCTGTTTCATTGCTTGTCTCCGTTGACAGTAGGTACCTTTTCCTCCTGATTCCTGGGCTTTGACGTGCCTTTAGGCTCATATTTGGTGCTTTTTGCAGAATGTGCTTTTAGAACATTTGGGATAAACCACTTCCAGCGCATCAGCACACACCCTCAGGAGTGCAGCACAACTTGCTCCTTTTAGCTTCCCCTTTTACACTGAATACTCAATAATGAATATtcagcagaaaaggaggaagaatcCAGTCCATCCTTGTCCTGTGTTCATACCTCCTCAGTTGATTTATGGAATTATTAAGATGGGGAAAGACTTCTGAGATCAACAAGTCCAACCTTCAAGGTCATCAGCCCGACATTTCTCTGACCCTGAAATCCTGCACAAGGTTAAATAGCTCCCACTGGGTCAGTGAGAGAAGCAGGGAAAAGCTTCCTCCCCAAAGGATTTTTAGTGTATGGAGCAcacaaaataaccccaaacacCACGACTTCTGTGCACAATTCCAGTCCCAAAGGAcctccaagagagctggagatggaCTTTTTACAggggcctggagtgacaggacaaaggggacggcttcaaactgccagagggcagggttagataggatattgggaagaaattcttccctgtgatggtggtgaggccCTAGCAGAGGCTGTtcaaagaagctgtggctgccccatccctggaagtgttcccaggccaggttggacaagGCTTGAACCTGGGGATTTCAGGAGACAAGCAAGAGCTTAGCTGGAgctttagattttttaaaagttgccTTCAAGTGCCCAAAATGGTAGCAAGGTTTTAAGATCTTACATGAATTTGTGTCAAGCCCTTGGATAACTGAAGCTTTCATTCCCTCAGGATGAGCCAGGTAAGCTGCTGAGAGAAGAAGCTGGCTGTCACCTGCAGAACACTTATGACATTATCACTGTGTCAGACATTCTCTGATAGGAATGCTGATaacagcacccagctccattGTGGCAGCAGGTCCTTACAACAGGACAATCCATTTGGGATCAAGCCCTTCATCTATCTTCAAAGCAGACCTTACATCACCAAGATTCCAGCTCCTCAGTTTTTTACTCTCATTAAACAGCACTGATTGGTTATGGAAACTGTATTTTCACATTAAGCAGCACTAACTGGTTTTGCAACCTGTCTTTTCACAATGAAGATGTCAACTGCTAAAAAGATAAGCATCAAATTATGGCTCTATAACTACCTGATAACCATTGTTCCTTCACGCATCCCACATTTTAATGCTCCTGTAATCCAGTCTTCCTTTCCTTGTAGTGTACCAAAGCTGCATGATGGTCCTTTTTGGAACTTTTGTCTTAATACATATGTTAccaagcctgaaaaaaaaaaattggggcAAAGCTAGATGGACTTTTTGTGCAgattaaaatctgattttttccaAACTGAGCTGTTGCACTTCCTAAGTGGTGAATATATTTGCTGACTACCAAAGGAGCTCCATTAGTTCCCTTTCTGCAAGTCATGAATGTGACAGATTCTGGAGAGAAATGTTGATTAGATGATTGACACCCAAGGCATGAGGAGGTCAAGCACCTTCATAAATGTACAAGCAGGAATCTCCTCTCTctcagaggaggagaaaatagaACAGAATGGAATAcaacagaatatttcagttgaGTTGCTTGCAAGGAACTATCATTTCATCACTTAGATAATTTAGATCGCTACAAATACCATGCCTGACCACTTCAGGGCTGACTAAAAGTTAAAGCCTCTATCATTCTTCAAATGCTTCTTAAACACTGCCATGATTGAGCATCACTCACGTCTcgaggaaaaagggaaaaaagtaaaagaagcACTAATCAAGCTGAGTATCTCagcaaaacataaataaaaatatagataaataaaatacattgttaaatataaataaataaaccattCAGTcgtaaaaatgcaatttatagAAGAACGCAATTTGTTACTTGCAGCCTGTAAACCgtgttccttctttttcttttcttattcttttatATGGTGTAACTCCTTAGAGGACTGTTCTTTATTCATTCCTCATTCCTAGCAGCATCTGAGCAAGTCCTTGGAGTTTAAGCATCAAACTGGAAGGGATGCCATGGTAGGGACTTTTGAGGGCCCTGATGCTCCGCTGAGGGCTTTAGATGTGTTCAGCCAAACTGGTGATGTGGGTAAGACACTGtgctttccatggaaatttGTCACTGCCTTTTGTTCATGATCCTGAAGGCTGGTGTAGAAAAGATTCAGGTGCACAAGGATCTGATAAACTGTGTTTATTGGAGCAGCTGGCATGGACCAGAGCTGCTGGTAACTCTGTTTTTTGGGTACAGTAACCCATTCTCTGGGTGTTCTCCCCAGGTTttaagcagcagagctgaatcCTGGCAGCTTTATGTGATGTAACATGATCTTTTACAAGAGGAGATCTTGTTGtccccaaaaagcagcagctgtgactcAGGGTATGCAGCATAGACTTGCTGAATGGAAAATGATAACATCTCTCTCCTGTCACACCACTCACACCCTGATGGAGCTGATTATGCcctgttttggtgttttgggcCATGCAGGAAATAAGAGGGCTCTAGGGAGTGTGGTGGGCAaacaggagctggcacagcagattgcacaggcagggctgcaggtttTCTCCTGCTAGTGGGGATTTTAGTCTGTTATTCATTGTGTAtctgttggttggttggtttggggtttttttttttttttttgttagtaaTGGTTTTTACACAATCAAAACCTGCAGTTAGTAAAAGTGTATGTAGCCAAGCAGAAGCCTCCAAAAATGATGTGTCTATCCAGACTCATTCCTGCCCGGAGTGTTTGAGCTGATCAGTGGCTCCAGGGGTGTTGCAGAAGAAGCCTGCCTGTGGTGTGAAGAGGTTAATGATTTCCTTTTGCTGGTGGCTGAGGTTAGGGACGAAGTTGAAAGACTAAGGAGTATTAGGGAAAGTGAAAGGGAAATAGACTGGTGGAGTTCCACCCTTCCATCCTTGAGGGAGGCCCACCAGGAGTCAGAGAACTCCCAAACCTCCCACTGTCAGGAAATAGGAGGGCACCTGGTGGATGAAGGGGAGTGGAAATGGGTTCCTACTTGGGGAGGTAATAAGAATTCCTCCCGACACCGCCATCACCTACCCAGGTGCCACTTCAGAATAGGTATGAGGCCCTGGATCTAGAGGGTCAGCCAGAGGacatagaagaaaattatctgcCCAGTGAGCCTCTCAATTACACTTTGTCTGTTGGACAGATCACTACCTCTGacattaagaagaaaagaagggtaGTCATAGAGGGTAACTCCCTTCTGAGGGGAACAGAGGGCCCCCTATGTCAACCAGACCCGTCCCACAGGGAGGCCTGCTGCCTCTCTGGGGCTCAGGTATGGGATATTACCAGGAGACACCCTGGGCTGATTCAGCCCTCTGATTATTACCCACTGCTGATACTCCAGGTTGGTAGTGATGAGATTGAAAAGAGGAGCATCATGGCAATGAAAAGGGACTTTAAGGCACTGTGTCAAGTGGTTGATAGGGCAGGAACACAGATAGTGTTCTGCTTAATCTCTTTGGTGGCAGAGAAAAATGATGAAAGGAATAAGAGAGTCCACATTATCAACAAGAGGCTCAAGGGTTGGTGTCATTAGCAGAATTTGGGTTCTTTGATCATGGGAAAACTTTTTCGGCACCTGGCctgctggaactggatgggctcCATCTTTCTGTTGAGGGCAGAAGGATTTTAGCTTGTGAATTGGCAGAACTCATTGAGAGAGCTTTAAACTCTCTAGGTTTGAAGGGGGAAGGGGGTGCAGTTGGGCTCTCTGAAAGCAGGCCCAAGCATGGTCAGACTGAGTTAGGGGTGAAATCAGTAGCCCAGCTGAGGTGCACGTATGCACATTTCCAATGCACACAGCATGGGTAACAAACAAGAAGAGCTGGAAGCCACGGTGCAATAGCAGAGCTGTGATGTAGTCGCCATCACGGAAACATGGTGGGACGACtcacacagctggagcactgcactgTATGGCTACAAGCTcttcagaagagacaggaaagggagaagaggtggaggGGTGGCCCTTTATATTAGGGAGGCTTTTGATGCCATAGGTATTGAAACTAATGACTATGAAGTCAAATGCTTATGGGTAAGAATTAAAGGGAAGGCCAACAAGGGTGCCATCCTACTGGGAGTCTGTTATTGTCCACCCAACCAG containing:
- the LOC101813351 gene encoding fatty acid desaturase 1-like, encoding MAPPGGGGEVCDGHSDGHSDGDSGGDSGGDRDRAPAAGMRRLTWEEIGQRSGRGPAPQERWLVIDRKVYDISHFCRRHPGGSRVISHYAGQDATDAFVAFHVDKVLVSKYLKPLQIGELAPDQPSIEPTKNEMLVKDFRELRATVERMGLLEPNQLFFFLLLAHILLLDTAAWLILFYFGTSLLPFVFSLLLLTISQVQASWLQHDLGHLSVFRKTKWNHLLHKFVMCHLIGASAKWWTLLHSQHHAKPNCFHKDPDIDMHPFLFTLGKKFSVELGIKKKKYMPYNHQHKYFFITLPPLLFPTYFHCHTFYIAYTKKYWVDLAWMLTFYIRFFYTYGSLLETKSLLAYYFIFRMLESSWFVWVSQMNHIPMDIDYDKNLDWMSTQLQATCNVEQSLFNDWFTGHLNFQIEHHLFPSMPRHNYWKVAPLVKSLCAKHGLEYQCKPLLTAFADIVHSLKSSGELWHNAYLHK